The genomic stretch TTATTCCTTTAATTTTTATATTTTTATTATTCTGAACAAGTAACGTGTTATTTGTAATGTATATATGATGAATAATTCTCATACATAAAGCCTTTTACTTGCTGTTCGGTATAATATTTTAGCAATTCATTTGTTAAATTTTGATAAAGTCCAACATGATGTAAATCGGTTGGATGTGTATCGATGCCATCGAAATCTGATCCCATCGCGATATATTTTTCTCCACCTAGTGAACACATATAATCAATATGTTTAATAATATCTGAGATCGTTGCAACACCTTCATCGACTAAAAATGCAGGATAAAAATTAATTCCTACAATTGCACCTCTATTAAACATCGCCTTCAACTGTTCATCATTTAGATTTCTAGGGTGTTTACAAATTGCTTTAGCGTTTGAATGAGTTGCTGTTGGGTATTTTGCTTGCTCGAATGCATCCCAAAACGCGGCTTCACTACAATGAGAAAGATCACACCACATATTATGCTCATTTAAGTAATGAACTACACTTCTTCCAAAATTAGTTAATCCCCCATTCC from Arthrobacter citreus encodes the following:
- a CDS encoding membrane dipeptidase — its product is MKVFDAHCDVLMKLLEKPTINFENDDSLEVSVNRLKQGESKIQCYAIYIPENVHKLIKFDAALQCVTLFYEKVATENNNIKVIRTKEDEVGLKSHEMGAILTLEGCDALLGDINRLKILHRLGVRSVGLVWNYANETADGILEERNGGLTNFGRSVVHYLNEHNMWCDLSHCSEAAFWDAFEQAKYPTATHSNAKAICKHPRNLNDEQLKAMFNRGAIVGINFYPAFLVDEGVATISDIIKHIDYMCSLGGEKYIAMGSDFDGIDTHPTDLHHVGLYQNLTNELLKYYTEQQVKGFMYENYSSYIHYK